The Schistocerca piceifrons isolate TAMUIC-IGC-003096 unplaced genomic scaffold, iqSchPice1.1 HiC_scaffold_279, whole genome shotgun sequence genome segment gatctgcagcgacgaattaaggtaaaccagctagcatcagctgatctgaacaaatactttgtcgctttggattggtcactcatttactttcatcaggagcgcatgaggaagattaatacgattataagagaactgtggcgaaaaatctatcgtgggaatgatattgattatatagaaattaaaacagatgctcctgaaaccacgagtgcagacaagaagcgaacattcaactatcgggttgttcaggtgaagaatgatgttgagattgatatgaagggacgctgcagtgctgggcagaaggttctagcgtcgcttgttatccgaattgctttggcagaaattctaagtattaattgtggaatcttagctctggatgaaccaaccacaaatttggatagggagaacatagacagtcttggagaaactctcacagaccttataaatttaaggagggagaacaagaattttcagctcatactgataacacacgatgaagacttcttggatcgtttgatgaatgttgaaaaactgaagtactattacagggtcacaagaaatgcaaagggaaactcggtcattgaaaagtatcgttttgaagaaaggagcacccaacatagaaactttaactaaagtttgaaataagaatgcatcaagactgatttttgttattctaatttgctcatcttgtggaatgctctgtgaaagaaagtacttataggtttttgtgttttctgtttgttataatacattcatgcccatgcagcagcatttttcacactgttatgtataaataaagaacattcatttctgagtaaaaaaaaaaaaaaaaaagtggctaggatacctggctttcacccaggaggcccaggttcgactcccggtaccggatgggaagtgtttgcgcacacgaccgtccatgttttggccttccaacgttcgtttgtcgccctccttccggagcttcaaccgagcgtaatcgggggaaacaggcacgagatgcaattactgtcagcaccgggataaagggagaagaggcactggtccgttgttgggctgctaccagcgtcagtggcaagtcggtgaagtcgctagttgcgccagaagccagcaattaccgtagtacgcctacacacgcgttccagttattcacattgcttgcagccgcttcatccacaacaagcgtgagcccggatagctcagtcggtagagcattaggcttttaaactaagggtccagggttcgagtccctgtccgggcga includes the following:
- the LOC124744188 gene encoding DNA repair protein RAD50-like, translating into MRKINTIIRELWRKIYRGNDIDYIEIKTDAPETTSADKKRTFNYRVVQVKNDVEIDMKGRCSAGQKVLASLVIRIALAEILSINCGILALDEPTTNLDRENIDSLGETLTDLINLRRENKNFQLILITHDEDFLDRLMNVEKLKYYYRVTRNAKGNSVIEKYRFEERSTQHRNFN